The window GCGCTGATTTAGAGAGCATTTTATCTGTCGGATGAATGGCGACGTCGCCAATATCAACAACAGCCAACGCACGTAAATCCACTTGTTCGTCCAAATTATAGGATTGAAAACTTGACCATGCCTTGCGAAAAGCATGGGGATACTGTGCTTTTTTGGACAACTCACTTGCATACGATAGTAACGCTCCATAGACAATGATATCTACATCATTTGGATGAGGATTTTCCTTTTGTTTTATCCATTGATGCATACCAGAACCATTCTCTTGTTTCCAAAGCCATTCTGGTTGAATGAACATGTTAACCGACCACCTTCACGCCTTTTTTCCATACCTTTTTCACATGATTAACACCAAAAATATAATGTAACTTTTGATGATTATGCACATCCCAAAGTACGATGTCTGCTTGCTTTCCTACTTCAATCGAGCCTACACGATCCTCAATTTGAAGTGCACAGGCAGCATTATACGTAGCAGCGCATAAGCTTTCCGCTGGTGTCATTTTCATTGTAATACATGCTAAGTTCATGACAAGCGGCATCGATATTGTCGGGGATGACCCTGGGTTACAATCTGTTGAAATTGCTACAGGTACACCAGCATCAATAATGTCTCGTGCACGTGCTGGCTTCTCTCCTAAATACAGTGCCGTTGCCGGCAATAAACAAGCAATAACGCCTGATTTTGCAAGCTCTTCAATACCTTCATCTGATACTTTTAGTAAATGTTCTGCAGAAATAGCGCCCACCTTTGTTGCAACATACGCTCCTTTATTTTCTTCAATCTCATCCGCATGAATTTTGGGAATAAGTCCATATTCTTTTCCAGCTAGCAAAACGCGCTCAGATTGCTCTGGGGTAAAGACATCTACCTCGCAAAAAACATCGATGAATTTTGCGAGATTCTCTTTAACAACTGCTGGAATCATTTCTTCAATGACTAAATCGACGAACATATCTGGATTTTCCCTATATTCCTCTGGCACCGCATGGGCTCCCATAAAGGTTGGGATAATATCCATTGGATGCTTTTCATGCAATTTTCGCATCACACGTAATTGCTTTAATTCATTTTCTAAATCCAACCCGTAGCCACTTTTGCTTTCGAGTGTCGTGACTCCATGCTGTAAAAACAAGTCCAATCGCCTCGCGGTCTGATTGAAAATATGTTCTTCTGATAATGAGCGCATTTTTCGTGTCGTTGCATGAATACCTCCCCCAGCATTCATAATGTCCATATAGCTCGCACCCTCTAAACGCATCTCAAATTCATGCTCGCGGCTCCCCCCGAACACAACATGCGTATGAGGATCTATCAAACCAGGTGTGACAATTTTCCCAGTTGCATCTACAATCTCAGCTTCTTCTGCGCGATGTAAATATTTTAGAATCATTTCACGTGTCGTACCTAAATCTTGAATCAAACCATTTTCAATCCATACACTTCCGCCCTCAATAATTCCGAGCTCTCGCATTTCTTCACGTATCCGTGGTCCTTTTTTATCGCTAGCTAGTGTCACTAATTGTGAAATATTTTGAATCCAGATTGGCTTCTGTGATATTCCCGTCATCCTTAACTCCCCCTATATATGCGTAAAGCGTATCTTCTACCAACTTCTTCGTCATCCTTCGGCATTTTCCCTCTTATTCTGATAAAAAAAAGCAATAACATTCTGATTTAGAAATGTTATTGCTGGCAAAGCATCGCTACCTCATGCATTGAGTAGCTTTGGAAATTATATGTTGTTTGTAGTTCTCGAAAATACCTCAAAAGCTCCTCAAGCATAGCTAAATTTTTTTCTGTATGTTTACCGAAATTATGTGGATGCCACCATAAATGATAAAAAGCTTCTGTCTTTGCAGCGGCAAGCATCCCTTCTTTGATACGTCTTACTTTAAGTCCTTCCAATACACTTAATCGCTTACAATATGGTCTTAAAAATGCACTCGAACGTACATTTACGAATACGTCTCTCTTCATTTCTTCTAATCGTATCAAATGATTGCCTGTTATATTCACATAGCTATCTAGCCATTTCATCGCACCCAATAACCTACTTTTTTTTGTGAACTTTTCAGGGCTGTATAATGCGTGTGTTTCATTTCCTCTATAGCATACAAGTCCCGTTTCCAGACATGCCTCAAAATAAGAGGTATTCACCTGATTGCGAGGAAAAATAATAGACTTCATGGGTGCGATGTAATCAGCACTTATCAACATTGTGGCATGTAAATCTGCTCGAAAATCATCTTCTGTTTGACCATTCTCCACGCAATAGTAATGTGAAAATGTATGGGTACCGATTTCCTGATGTGGTGTCCGCAGTATTTCTTCAATTAAGGATTTACCAAAATGTAAGGGATCCTCTTGCTCATTTTCACCTACATTCGCAAGTTGCAAATGCGCTGCATAGCGTTTTTTTTCATACTTTACTGGGATTCCTCGTAAATAATGTGCCATTTCATCCTTTGTTTCTGCAAACAATAAACCGACCGTTGCCCACGTTGCATGAATGCCATATTTCTCAAATAATGTAAGTATTTTAGGCAATGCATGACGTACTCCATATAAATTTTCGTCATATTGTCCATGTCTAAACACATCATGGACACCCCAGTTCAGCTCAAAATCCAAAGAAATAACGAAACCACCACGATTTACTTCGATTGCTGTTTCCTCCACTTTTGCACGCCCAGTAACAATGCACTTATTTTCGATTGTGCAATGAAGCCAGAATAAACATCTACAACTTGTCCACCGAAGCTAAGCTTAAATGCGCGTATGGTTTCTACATCCGTCAACTCACCCATATCGTATAGCAAACAACCTTGTTGCTTTAAATGTAATAAATTATGCCAGAGTAAAAAGCGGTTAGCATAACGAATCGGTCGCTTTAAATGTGCAGGCATCGAAAGGGGCTGACAGGTCGCCACAAAATAAGACATGGCTTTGTTAGCATGGACTATATCGAGTCTATAGCATAGAGTTTGTCCACAAATGCTACGTACCTCAGACAATAACAAAGCTCCTTTGTTATTTAATAGCGAAATGAACTCCATGTGAGCTTTACTAATTTGCTCGATTTTTTTCCTTTTCGCAAAATTATTATAAAACCGCTGAAACGCACGCAAATTTTCTTCTGTCGGTTTTTCATATAAAAAGATCTGATAAGCTTCTTGCTGTGCACGGCGGAGCAGTTTTTGATTGTTCTTCGACAACGCTGTATACATTGTACGCTCATGATCCGTTAATTGAATATGAACAGTTTCACTTTTGGCAAGCTTACGACTCGGTACAAGTGAATGTGTATGATAGACAAGCTTCATCGGCTTTCTAATATTTGCTGGCTTCTCTGCAAAATAAATATGCTGCATTGCGATATTCCATCGCTTACTTCTAATGGACAGAATGAACATCGCCCCCACTCTCTGTGTATTTTTTCACATGATTTCGCTCATAGCGAGCACATTTGAAATGTTTCATTCGAGAAATACGTTTATAGCCTAGCTGCTGCAATCGTTTACGCTTACGCCATTGCCAAATGCTTGCAGTTACCCAAAGTGTGTGTGTCGGTTTTATTTTTTGGAAGAAGGCTGTCATAATATCAATATTTTTATAGACATCATATGTTAAAAAATGGGTCTGCTTAGGCAAAGATTCAACGATTTGCAATGCGTCTACACGCCAGTTATCTGTGTGCAACGCAAAAGCAGGCTTAGTCGTCTCTGCAAAGGAATCTTTGTAGATTGTATACCCCTGATAGAACAAGGAAATAATTGCTTCCTGATCGAGATGCATGGCCTCTTGAATCGACATTTCCTCAAACAACAGACCGACTGGTTGAAGTGGTGTAACACTATCAGTGGGGGTTAATTCGAATAAATCTACTTGCTTAAAACGAATAAACTTTTCTACGAATCGTTGTCCATATTCTAGCCAATCTTTTCCTTTCCCATACTTTGCTAAATAACGCAATTGTCCAAGTGTATTGCGCTTCCACTCCACAACTCGATGACTACTTTTTAACGTTTCCTTTATACGTTCCTTTAAAGCCAACCGACATTTTACAAATTTTGCACGTTTCGTACCGTTACTGATAATAATGCGCCTTGTAAAATCTATGCCTGAGCGCCAATCAAACTTATAGGGCTCATAACCGATGCTCATATCAAACTTGTTATAGCCCTCATTAAAGGAGCGTTTTATCATATGTTGGTTCACAATACGACCGGCGCCAAACTGATTGAAATTCGTCTCATGTCCCAGTGCATAGGACACATATCGCCCTCGACAGCATATCCCGTAAGTGAAAGCAATCCACTGATTTTCAAATACCAGCGCCTCTACATCTACTTTCAACGCATCGCCTTTAAGAAGCGCTAGATGCTCAAAAAACTCCCTTTTCTTGCCCTTCGTGAAACTGCTCGTATCCACTTTTTTCGCCCAACGTCTATCAAACAATCTGAACATTTGCCAAAGATCACCTTGGTCTGGGATTTTGCTACTTAATGAACCTAAGTTTCTTAGCTTTCTTTCTCGCCTATCTACCCCATGCATCTTGCGACGGTTATTGAAGAAACTAGAAAAATCTATTTCGTTAAAGGCAAGATACGGTGTTATTACACGAAAAATACTTGGCCGCATCTGCCTTTCAACGAAATATTGTTCAATACTTTTCGAAGATTCACCACTCTCCAATAGACCATGAAACGAAAAGATTAGATGACGATGCTTTTTGATTAATTCATCAAATACAAAGGTTGCAGCCGATAATAGCCACTTATTAGGCGCTATAATGCCTGAATAATTGGCCATATTTTCACCTGCAAAAGCATAAATACGTACCCCCCATTGCATGCGCACAGTAAATGGGAAAAAAGCGATGATATTGTTTTCCTTTTTAACAGCATATAACTCTACCTGCTCTTTTTTTCCAACAATTTTCCACCAATTATAAAACCAAGCATATTCAATAAATGGATTATCATTCTGTTCATTAGCTAAAATCTCATCCCAGATTTCCTTATATAAAGTAAGCTCATCATCAGTTCTAATACGTATTAATTGCAATTTAATCACCTTTCTTAGATAACTTTGAGACGGCCTGTTCATAAACATTTAATGTTTTCTGGTACATCGGTGAGAACGTAAAATTTCGTAAAAAGCGCCGTTCACTGGCATCTCCCATTTTTTGACGAAGTGCTGCATCTGTTAATAATTGTCTCAGTCTTTGTTTGAGCAGTTCTTTATCTTCACGGTCAATTATAAAACCATTATCATTATCAGTAATTAACTCACTTACGCCCCCCACATTCGTTGCGATGATTGGAAGGCCCGCTCGCATTGCCTCGATAATTGCTATCGGTAACCCTTCCCAGTCCGATAACAAAACAAATAATTGGGCTTGTGCGAGCAGTTCTGTGACTTTTGATTGATTGCCTAAAAACGTTACTCGGTCTGCAAAACCTTTATCAGTAACATATTTTTCAAGATCTGGACGTAGTGAACCATCCCCGATAAACTGAATTCGCCATGGCACTTCTGGTAGTTCCATTAATGCTGCCAATAATGCATCTTGCCTCTTGGGCACTTCAAAGCGGGCAACCATCATAATCAGTGGAGAGTCTAAACTGTCATACTTTGGTGCATGTTGATCAGCTAATTGCGCAATGCCATTATGAATCGTCATTAATTTATGAGCAGGGGCAATGCCTTT of the Lysinibacillus fusiformis genome contains:
- the hutI gene encoding imidazolonepropionase, producing MTGISQKPIWIQNISQLVTLASDKKGPRIREEMRELGIIEGGSVWIENGLIQDLGTTREMILKYLHRAEEAEIVDATGKIVTPGLIDPHTHVVFGGSREHEFEMRLEGASYMDIMNAGGGIHATTRKMRSLSEEHIFNQTARRLDLFLQHGVTTLESKSGYGLDLENELKQLRVMRKLHEKHPMDIIPTFMGAHAVPEEYRENPDMFVDLVIEEMIPAVVKENLAKFIDVFCEVDVFTPEQSERVLLAGKEYGLIPKIHADEIEENKGAYVATKVGAISAEHLLKVSDEGIEELAKSGVIACLLPATALYLGEKPARARDIIDAGVPVAISTDCNPGSSPTISMPLVMNLACITMKMTPAESLCAATYNAACALQIEDRVGSIEVGKQADIVLWDVHNHQKLHYIFGVNHVKKVWKKGVKVVG
- a CDS encoding polysaccharide deacetylase family protein, translated to MEETAIEVNRGGFVISLDFELNWGVHDVFRHGQYDENLYGVRHALPKILTLFEKYGIHATWATVGLLFAETKDEMAHYLRGIPVKYEKKRYAAHLQLANVGENEQEDPLHFGKSLIEEILRTPHQEIGTHTFSHYYCVENGQTEDDFRADLHATMLISADYIAPMKSIIFPRNQVNTSYFEACLETGLVCYRGNETHALYSPEKFTKKSRLLGAMKWLDSYVNITGNHLIRLEEMKRDVFVNVRSSAFLRPYCKRLSVLEGLKVRRIKEGMLAAAKTEAFYHLWWHPHNFGKHTEKNLAMLEELLRYFRELQTTYNFQSYSMHEVAMLCQQ
- a CDS encoding GNAT family N-acetyltransferase; its protein translation is MQLIRIRTDDELTLYKEIWDEILANEQNDNPFIEYAWFYNWWKIVGKKEQVELYAVKKENNIIAFFPFTVRMQWGVRIYAFAGENMANYSGIIAPNKWLLSAATFVFDELIKKHRHLIFSFHGLLESGESSKSIEQYFVERQMRPSIFRVITPYLAFNEIDFSSFFNNRRKMHGVDRRERKLRNLGSLSSKIPDQGDLWQMFRLFDRRWAKKVDTSSFTKGKKREFFEHLALLKGDALKVDVEALVFENQWIAFTYGICCRGRYVSYALGHETNFNQFGAGRIVNQHMIKRSFNEGYNKFDMSIGYEPYKFDWRSGIDFTRRIIISNGTKRAKFVKCRLALKERIKETLKSSHRVVEWKRNTLGQLRYLAKYGKGKDWLEYGQRFVEKFIRFKQVDLFELTPTDSVTPLQPVGLLFEEMSIQEAMHLDQEAIISLFYQGYTIYKDSFAETTKPAFALHTDNWRVDALQIVESLPKQTHFLTYDVYKNIDIMTAFFQKIKPTHTLWVTASIWQWRKRKRLQQLGYKRISRMKHFKCARYERNHVKKYTESGGDVHSVH
- a CDS encoding glycosyltransferase family 4 protein, producing MDKVGGAQKHVEELAVKLKQDAHEVTIVTGLYDASLWRLQEEKIDVISIPAMKRAIHLSKDLQALWQLRAALKIIKPDVIAAHSSKAGAIGRLVGSFLRIPTVFTAHSWSFTEGVPPKKKLMYRQLEKAVQPLTIKIITVSEYDRKLALTKGIAPAHKLMTIHNGIAQLADQHAPKYDSLDSPLIMMVARFEVPKRQDALLAALMELPEVPWRIQFIGDGSLRPDLEKYVTDKGFADRVTFLGNQSKVTELLAQAQLFVLLSDWEGLPIAIIEAMRAGLPIIATNVGGVSELITDNDNGFIIDREDKELLKQRLRQLLTDAALRQKMGDASERRFLRNFTFSPMYQKTLNVYEQAVSKLSKKGD